TAGGTTGTAGGGCCAGCCAAGACACTCACAGGTTGCTGTGATCTCTTAAGCTGTTCTTTATCAGCATGGATGCTGGTATCTCACAATACTATCAATTTGTGCAGAAGGATCACCATCTCCACCAACActgaaaaggagaaaggtgagcaGTTTATCAAAAGAATCCCTGCTCTCACGGTGTGCATATATTCATCTCACCCATATCCTCAGTATGAAGGTGGCTTACTATGATGCCACCTGTTGGCTCGTGCCAGCTgctacatttgaaaaaaaaaagattaattacAACTGGTACAGATCAACTGCTCCATACAGTATTTACCTACCCAATTTTTGATCACATTCCAAGTCAGCTTTCATCCAGGATCAAACCACTTCCTAAATATGGATATTACAAGAGGAGTGTCAGTCTGAACAGTTGGGAATCTACTTCTGCACAACTCTAATAATATGTATTAGATTTTGTTAAGGTACTAATTTAGTTTGAGCTAACACTTGAATCTAGAAACAGTATTTTTGAGGCACTATCGTTTCATAATTTTAAAGATCACAGAATAGCATCTGTCTATTATAGGTTCAAGAGAAATCAGGCAAAGGTCTTCTTTTTGATGCAGGCTTTTAATTGATAAGTGGGGGTCTcaggaatgctttttaaaattaaatttagagcttttcattgtttttaaatttggttttaatcattatttttaatattggtaaatgtttaattgttttttaaatgtggtttcTTTAGTAGTTTTAAACTGTTGATGTGTAGTTttaattgtgagccaccttgggtctcatATGGAGAGAAAGGTGATATATCAGTAatatgaataaataccttgaaatATATTGTGCTGTGACTAAAAAATGTAACTGGATAGACAGAGTGAAAAGGATATACCAACATGTTCCTATTGATTCTCCTTAGAACTTAAAATACCATTTTCCCCTTAAAACTGTTTCCTCTTGTTGCAGGGTCAACACACCTAAAAAACAAGGTGGATTAGGTACCATGCGAATTCCCTTGGTGTCTGACACAAACCGTGCAATTTCAAAAGACTATGGAGTGCTGAAAGAAGATGATGGCATATCTTACAGGTAAAGTTAATTTTGTATCCTCTCTGTTCCTTGCAATTTACAGAAGTGCTGCAGAATTATCTTCTGCATTTAAAAAGTAAGCGAGCTTTTCCCTGGAGGAAAAGATCCTATAAAAATAATAGGGAAAAATGGGAGTTTAGGGATGTGAAGACCTATGTAAATAAAGGGCAGGGGTGATTTCTGTAGGTCTCGGATGGGCTGAAATCTGAGGcagaaaaagtttttaaaatgtgtttgcaaCATTTTTTTCTGGACCTTCATGTTTTTGGTCAAGCTCAGCAGGCACTCCCCACTTGTCCTGttgccttttctcctctctcattGATGTGTTATGGGAGGGGGACCTTGGGTTcatgcatacagtatatgcacatttcattggggagggggaatggaatatatgtatatatacttgTCTGATCTATGGCTGACAACTTCCTGTTATCAATACCTGTATTGAAAGAGGGCTATGGCAAGGATTCAGGGAAGAGACTGGTTACAACTAAGTTTGGCCCTGCACAAATAGGACTATTTTACAAATTAATACATGACTTGGTAAGGACATGTACTATTGAAAGACTCGGTACTTTCTCATACCACGTGgactgtatttttctgtattcAGTCTCTTGTGAAGGAAAAGTCCTATATGTAATGTTGCCTTGTAGTAATGTGATCTTTTGCTCAGATACTTTTCACTTTCAGTAGAAAAGTATGTTGAACTGTTGTATTGCAGTGGTGAAAAAACACTGGGCTGTGAATCATGAAGCCCCTTCTGTAAATCTCACCCCACTATGAGCTTACTAGATGGCTTTCAGCAAGCCTTTGTTTCAGCTTCATACCCTTTTAAATATGGGACATGGAAATATTAACTTCTGTAGACTTATAATTCATATAACTGAATAATGTGTGTAAAGTATTTTTAACATACTGAAGACAAACATTtagcattaaaacatgttttaaacagATATATACAGATATGAAAACACTTCTATAAATACCATGTAAATGCTTGAGAAGCTGAAGTGAAATTGATATATTGTGCAAGATTCTAGACTAGACGCTAGAAAAACTAGTTTGAGGCAGTAAAGAGATGGTAGAAAAATTTGGGGAGCAAAATGAACACTGGGAGAGAGTATGGACCAGGAGGTACTTGGGATGGGAACGTTCTTACTCTTGAAGTAACAGTGCCTTCTAGTCTGATGTAGAAAAACATACTTTAATCTCCCtgtggagattttaaaaaaatgttcttcaaAAGAAGGCTAAAGATTTCAGTGTGCTTTAATTCATGGTTTTCAAACCACAGGAGTCTAGGGTATAAGCAGAAGCAGCACAGATATGGAGAAATCTTGGAAATCCCTGCCACTTCTTTATATAATGTTCTACAAGACTTTCCAGGAGGAATTGTAAACTGTTTCATACTGCTTTGTTTTTTCCTATCTTTAGAGGAAAAGAGTATTTTCAGAACAGGGCTAGCTTATAGTTTTGCAGCTGTGTGTTTTGTTAGCATAGGTTTTAATACTTGTTTGCATGCGGTGCTCTTTCATTTTAGGGGGCTCTTTATAATTGATGACAAAGGGATTTTACGCCAGATCACAATCAATGATCTTCCTGTTGGGCGCTCGGTTGATGAAACACTCCGACTAGTTCaggcttttcagtttacagacaAACATGGAGAAGGTAATGTTGTCATTGTCCCTACTTGTGTGGCTTCTGCTATGGTATTTTCCTTCAGTGAAAGGGAAGGCACTAGTTAACTGTAAAAGATTTGAGACTGTAAAAATTATGCAAGAGTTTAAATAGAATTAAGAATACAAAGaaataatggtgtgtgtgtgtatatatagatacacatattaggcatccttcagtctagcgagactatggtagcatgcgctgtatggaggacttgaaacagacacacacacacacgtacgtgtGTATagagatatatacacacacacatacatacatacatatacgtTGTGTGTGTATGAAAATACAGAGTTCCAATTCTGTATAACACTGTCCCAGAGATAGAGGCAGTTTTTGGGTACTATTGTTGTTGCTCTTGAATGGCGAAGAAATAGCCAGATAATGCTTGACATGGAAGCAAGTTTTATTTTGTGACTCTTATTATTCTCTATGGGATTAAGATAATTATTGTGACAGTTGGTGGAGGTTCACTATTGCTTCCATCTAGGAAACAAGGAACATTAAGGCCAAGTTAGCCAGCTTAATTTCCTTATCAAAAGGATCCTGGACTAGactgaaaaagtaacttgctTGCTTTGCTTCAGCCTATTGTtgaattgagatttttttttttttttaaaaaagggcattCTCCTTCCCGTGTGTGACTTGCAGTTTCCGTACCTGAAGCCCCTTGGTAGTTTCTGCCTATGGACTGCACAAGTCAATTACAGACATACATCAAGAGATCACTTTACTAGAAATGAGGCAAAGAACGGGGGGTTGTTACTCTGGCATTTAGCAGCTTTATAATACTGTTTTCGTGTTGCATTAGCTCAATCTGTCACTGTCTTTTGATCATATGCATTTATTAAATATCATGCTTATATATCTTTGCTTCCAACATTCCTTGCATCCACTCATTCTGTGTTGTGCAGCCTctttgcccttccttttcttcctctggtgATATTCCAGGTAAAAACGGACAGGAAGGTGTGTCTTCTAATAACATTAGACCATCTAATGTTTCAGAAAGCAGTGCTCTAATTGAATATTCTGGAAGCATCATGATGAATGGTCCAAAAAACCAAATAACTCACTTATGTTTCCTTGTAGAAAATGTAGCTATAAAAAACTAAAAGTATCTTTTTCATGTGTCCCATTTATCTGTACTCCTCAGTAACTATATACTATTATCTCTTCAGTGTGTCCTGCTGGCTGGCAACCTGGATCTGACACAATCAAGCCTGATGTAAAGAACAGTAGGGAGTACTTTTCCAAGCAGAAGTGAATATACCATGTGTCATGTTACAAATATACCATGTGTCATGTTACAATGTATAATGTAACCCATGTAAGACCTAATTCTGTTTACCATTCTTATATTTAAAGAGCAACTATATTGTGAGCCGATTGGCTTATGGCTGCCATTTGTTCTGGATTCAATTGCTTTTAGcaggatgcttttttttttttttttttttttttttttttttttttttttgagtaaacGGATTGGGGATTGAAACCTGTTGGCAGTAGCTGTAAGTACTGACAAGTTACATCCTAATTATTTAAACCAAGGTAGCAAACCTAACACTCCTCCTGCTCATGTGGGTAACTGATAACCAATACCCATCTAAGTTATTGGCTTAGTGCTGCATGTAGAACAGATATTTTGTATTTGTCTAGTATTTTGTACTGTCATTAAATTtctgaagaaataaaacaagGACTGTGTCAACTTCATTGAATGTTCTCAAAATTGTAAGAGCATCAATAGCTGCTCTGAAACAGAACTACTAAGATGTTTTACACAAAAATACAAATCACGTCTTCATTtccagaagtgggggggggggagtatgttaTAGACACATGACAGCTTAGAAGCATAGTACCTGTATGTGTCCAAACATTTAAATGCAAAAAgcagatgggcccctcaggtcggaaggcgtccaacatgctactgaggaagagcggaggacaagtacaagtagctccagagctaatgaagtggttgggccaaagccgaaaggacgctcagctgtggacgtgcctggaagtgaaaggaaaatccaatgctgcaaagaaaaatactgcataggaacctggaatgtaagatctatgaacattgggaagctggaggtggtcaaacaggagatggcaagaataaacatcgacatcctgggcatcagtgaactaaaatggacaggaatgggcgaattcagctcagatgattatcatatctactattgtggacaagaatcccgtagaaggaatggagtagccctcatagtcaacaaaagagtgggaaaagctgtaatgggatacaatctcaaaaatgatagaatgatgtcaatacgaatccaaggcagaccattcaacatcacaataatccaagtttatgcaccaaccagcattgctgaggagactgaaattgaacaattctatgaagatttacaacaccttctagaactgacaccaaagaaagatgttcttctcattctaggggactggaatgctaaagtagggagccaagagataaaaggaacaacagggaagtttggccttggagttcagaacgaagcaggacaaaggctaatagagttttgtcaagagaataagctggtcatcacaaacactcttttccaacaacacaagaggcgactctatacatggaaatcaccagatgggcaatatcgaaatcagattgattatattctctgcagccaaagatggagaagctctatacagtcagcaaaaacaagacctggagctgactgcggttctgatcatcagcttctcatagcaaaattcaagcttagactgaagagattaggaaaaaccactgggccactcaggtataatctaaaccaaatcccttatgaatacacagtggaagtaaagaacagatttaaggaactagatttggtggacagagtgcctgaagaactctggatagaggctcgtaacattgtccaggaggcagcaacgaaaaccatcccaaagaaaaggaaatgcaagaaagcaaagtggctgtccaacgaggccttagaaatagcagagaggagaagggaagcaaaatgcaagggagatagggaaagttacagaaacttgaattcagacttccaaagaatagcaaggagagacaagagggccttcttaaatgaacaatgcaaagaaataaaggaagataacagaaaaggaaagaccagagatttgttcaggaaaattggacatattagaggaacattttgcgcaaagatgaacatgataaaagacaaaaatgggagggacctaacagaagcagaagacgtcaagaagaggtggcaagaatacacagaggaattatatcagaaagatttggatatcccggacaacccagacaatgtagttgctgaccttgagccagacatcctggagagcgaagtcaagtgggccttagaaagcctggctaacaacaaggccagtggaggtgatggcattccagttgaactatttaaaatcttgaaagatgatgctgttaaggtgctacattcaatatgccagcaagtttggaaaactcaacagtggccagaggattggaaaagatcagtctacatcccaatcccaaagaaaggcagtgccaaagaatgctccaactaccgtacaattgcactcatttcgcacgctagcaaggttatgctcaaaatcctccaaggtaggcttcagcagtatgtggaccgagaactcccagaagtacaagctggattccgaagaggcagaggaactcgagaccaaattgctaacttgcgctggattatggagaaagccagagagttccagaaaaatatctacttctgcttcattgactacgcgaaagcctttgactgtgtggaccacagcaaactatggcaagtcctaaaagaaatgggagtgcctgaccactttatctgtctcctgagaaacctatatgtgggacaggaagcaacagttagaactggtcatggaacaactgagtggttcaaaattgggaaaggagtacggcaaggctgtatattgtcccccagcttatttaacttatatgcagaatacatcatgcggaaggctggactggaagaaacccaagccggaattaagattgccggaagaaatatcaacaacctccgatatgcagatgataccactctgatggcagaaagtgaggaggaattaaagaaccttgtaatgagagtgaaagaggagagtgcaaaaaacggtctgaaactcaacatcaaaaaaactaagatcatggccactggtcccatcacctcctgggaaatagaaggggaagatatggaggcagtgtcaaattttatcttcctgggctccatgatcactgcagatggagacagcagccctgaaattaaaaggcgccttcttcttgggaggaaagcgatgacaaatctggacagcatcttgaaaagcagagacatcaccttgccaacaaaagtccgaatagtcaaagctatggtttttcctgtcgtgatgtatggaagtgagagctggaccataaagaaagcagaccgccgaagaattgatgcctttgaattgtggtgctggaggaggctcttgagaatcccctggactgcaaggagaacaaacctatcagttctaaaggaaatcaaccctgagtgctcactggaaggacagatcctgaagctgaggctccagtactttggccatctaatgagaagaaaagactccctggaaaagaccctgatgttgggaaagtgtgatggcaagaggagaaggggacgaccgaggatgagatggctggacagtgtctgcgaagcaaccaacatgaacctgacacaactccgggaggcagtagaagacaggagggcctggcgtgctctggtccatggggtcacgaagagtcggacacgactaaacgactaaacacacacgtgTTGTCATGTCGAAATCACTTAACCTTGGAAGTCTTGTTAGGGGTCACTGAGTATTACTAATATTTTTTCACCTGTACTCCTAACCCCAAGCAAGCAGCCTTGGGGTGTGATATATGTTCACACGGGTGCCAGTTGTTTTCCAGGATGGAGAGTGCGATGAGGACTGATGTGAGTGAAATACAATGAGAGAGCAAGTTCTTTGTTGTGATCTGTGTGAATGCACATGAGTGGGTTGCTCATCTGAAATGCAGCAAGAATTCCATCGTGTCTAAATGATTTGAAGAGTTCAAGGTTCTAGAATACTTGGGTAATGATCTGCTGACATGGGTATCTAGAGCACAGATGCTTGCAGCAATTATGCCAGAAGTGGAATGACTTTGAGAATCACAGGAAGGTAGATCAGCTTGTAATATAGGAGATCACTTGCAAAAAGGAGGTGgtagttttgattttatttttggagtCTGAGATCAgaaattcaattccccattgtgtctcctgggagaggagcagacctaggtagccttgggcaagttgcatagtcccagggtgcccccagaagaagtgaatggtcaaccacttctgagtattcagtaACTAGACAACCCTGGAAATgattataagtcagaattgatagcATGTAATTATCAAATTGCAGCAGCTGCTAATGCCTAATTTAGAATTTGAAAACTGCACTAATTGAGCCCACAATGTTGCCTGACATTAGGAAAATATCCTTTAGACATTCTAACTGGTTttcttgcatattttttttttatttttacatctttaagactaacattTATTTCAGCACGAGCTTTTGTGAAGTACTTTGTGGCATAGTCCTAAGAATATGTTCCTTGCTACCACTAGGTGTCAGTATGTTAAAGGCATTGTTAAAGGAAGGATGCTGCTGGAAACATGAAGATGAGTTTATAGTACTATATTTCAGATCCATGCTCACTTCACTGAGTTAAACTCTCTGAGGATTGGGAAGACATAAATGCTAATGTGTGGTGCATGGCTTTTTCAGCATCATAATATGATAACTTTGTAGACTGAATTGTGGAGTGTCCTTACTTGCAGCTGTTTTTGagagggttggttggttggttggttaatttatatgccgcccacactacccaaaggtctctgggcggcttacaacataatcaTACAAGGCAGACAAAGCGAGATGAAGAAATGACTTCCATTGTCCAATACCATATATTCAAAACTGAATATGCAATGCATTAGAAAGCCACCATGTTCACATTAACACTTGCTTTACTTCTGAGTTACCAATAGAAACAGTGTTTAAACAGTGAGACTCAAGCAGGAATATCAACAGCCATTGTAACTTCTGGGAACAATTTGCCTGCCGGGCAGCAAAACCATTGTGTTTTATTCTGGATGGCTAGCTGTGTTCTTTTATACAAATTCTGGGCCCTTTTACCTTCACTCTTCTTCTGCCACCAGGGTTCCACAACAAGCTTGGCTTACACAAAGTACCAACCCAATACCAAACCTATCTGTCCTAGCTCTTTGACATTGCAAGTGTTCACTCCCCCACCTCAGGTTTTGGCTCACCAGGCAACCCTCAATTGTGCAATGTTTTGATTTCTATAGTTGTGTGCATTAAGCTGGGTAGTTTGGAGGGGAAAGCCTGTAAAGGGGAAAAATGAAGCACTGAAGCAACTAGATGTGGTAGCCATGAAGTGTGCAGAGCAGTTTGTTCCCCAGATGAAGAATACAGGCTTGATGATTTACTGGTAAATGGACAAGTACCCGGTAGATTACATTACGCCTAGCAACGCCCACTAGAATGAAGAGAAAATAGTGGGTCCTGgtttttttgaaaatacaagGATGATTGCAGCTCAGACATCTGCCTTTTGCCTTCACTTAAACTGAGCACTAGGATATAGAATGGAGGACATTCCACAATGTTGCATTAGAGTGCAAGACAGAATAAGTAACATTGTGGATGTGGTTTCCATGGAATT
This sequence is a window from Pogona vitticeps strain Pit_001003342236 chromosome 4, PviZW2.1, whole genome shotgun sequence. Protein-coding genes within it:
- the PRDX1 gene encoding peroxiredoxin-1 isoform X1 is translated as MAAGNAYIGKPAPDFQATAVMPDGQFKDIKLSDFKGKYVVFFFYPLDFTFVCPTEIIAFSDRSDEFRKINCEVIAASVDSHFCHLAWVNTPKKQGGLGTMRIPLVSDTNRAISKDYGVLKEDDGISYRGLFIIDDKGILRQITINDLPVGRSVDETLRLVQAFQFTDKHGEVCPAGWQPGSDTIKPDVKNSREYFSKQK